One uncultured Hyphomonas sp. genomic region harbors:
- a CDS encoding NAD(P)/FAD-dependent oxidoreductase: MSVKVDSERVSDEFLQEALDECHLNSLRMALYQQTKDPDLARMKIVPHSRPGTPFLNYLVDRAHHDELKEKAFRYLTSGDLTPAPAPDKKTTLELMAMFQGGHDLDPSAAGYGYEELAFEEFPREAKWKGVVPKEALKNFTVTIIGSGFSGIMAAIQLDRLGINFRVLDRQSGIGGTWELNDYPEARVDITTFLYQYKFVKKYPWKSYFATRDELKEYVDHVVDTYGVRDRIELSTKLVSANWDAATKEWVLEIEGPDGTIETHRSNIVISAAGLFSTPHLPDIPGIRDYKGKMFHTTAWDHDYDYSGKQIALIGTGSTGTQLMPDLARRGAHLTVYQRTPNWVTPVRGYHNAVSAGIRWLLDYMPYYANWFAYNAHVAQLQNQAFHPIDPEWQAKGGYINEKNDQLREGLTAHIRKKVGDRNDLLEKLVPDYAPLARRLVVDNGWFDTLLKDNVELETIGIQAITADGIISNDGVERKFDLIVLGAGFKVSQYLWPVKYVGRDGVQLEDLWEKDGARAHLTMTMPGFPNFFMLYGPNAGTRSGSFHSWIEILVRYVGNVLTEMLERGAREVELKQEAYETYNAELDAEMSKMSWESEKGGGGYYVNEFGRSGVNMPWTLAEFYDRVKEPDFDDFELN, from the coding sequence ATGAGTGTTAAGGTGGACTCTGAAAGAGTAAGCGATGAATTCCTACAGGAAGCACTGGACGAGTGCCATTTGAATTCCCTGCGCATGGCGCTGTACCAGCAAACGAAAGACCCGGATCTGGCGCGAATGAAAATTGTTCCGCACAGTCGCCCGGGAACGCCGTTTTTGAATTATCTTGTCGATCGCGCCCATCATGACGAACTGAAAGAGAAGGCGTTCCGGTATCTGACGTCCGGTGATCTGACGCCTGCGCCGGCGCCCGACAAAAAGACCACCCTTGAGCTCATGGCAATGTTCCAGGGCGGGCATGATCTCGACCCGTCAGCAGCAGGGTATGGATATGAAGAGCTCGCTTTTGAAGAGTTTCCGCGTGAGGCGAAATGGAAAGGGGTGGTTCCGAAGGAGGCACTGAAGAACTTTACGGTGACAATCATCGGCTCGGGGTTCAGCGGCATCATGGCTGCCATTCAGCTGGATCGGCTGGGTATCAATTTTCGCGTTCTGGACCGCCAGTCTGGGATAGGAGGGACGTGGGAGCTCAATGACTATCCTGAAGCCCGCGTCGACATCACAACTTTCCTCTACCAGTACAAGTTCGTGAAGAAATACCCTTGGAAAAGCTATTTTGCGACTCGTGATGAACTCAAGGAATATGTGGACCATGTCGTCGATACATATGGCGTTCGCGACAGGATCGAACTGAGCACAAAACTGGTTTCCGCAAACTGGGATGCCGCAACAAAAGAATGGGTGCTGGAGATCGAAGGACCAGATGGCACAATTGAGACCCATCGCAGCAACATCGTCATATCGGCAGCGGGATTGTTCAGCACCCCCCACCTGCCGGATATTCCCGGCATAAGAGACTATAAGGGGAAGATGTTTCACACGACCGCGTGGGACCATGACTACGACTATTCGGGCAAGCAGATCGCGCTTATCGGGACCGGGTCCACGGGAACCCAACTTATGCCGGATCTGGCGCGCAGGGGCGCGCACCTGACCGTTTACCAGCGCACGCCAAATTGGGTGACGCCAGTAAGGGGCTACCACAACGCCGTATCCGCCGGGATCCGGTGGCTGTTGGACTATATGCCTTATTACGCGAACTGGTTTGCCTACAATGCGCATGTCGCTCAGCTGCAGAACCAGGCCTTCCATCCGATTGATCCGGAATGGCAGGCGAAGGGCGGCTATATAAACGAAAAGAACGATCAGCTGCGCGAAGGCCTGACAGCGCATATCCGCAAGAAGGTCGGTGATCGCAATGACTTGTTGGAGAAACTGGTTCCGGATTATGCGCCACTTGCGCGTCGCCTTGTTGTGGACAATGGGTGGTTCGACACCCTTCTGAAGGACAATGTGGAACTGGAAACAATCGGTATCCAGGCAATTACAGCCGACGGCATAATATCGAATGACGGGGTCGAGAGGAAGTTTGACCTGATCGTGCTCGGCGCAGGGTTCAAGGTGTCCCAGTATTTGTGGCCGGTGAAGTATGTAGGCAGGGACGGTGTGCAGCTTGAGGACCTCTGGGAGAAGGACGGCGCGCGGGCTCACCTGACAATGACAATGCCAGGTTTCCCGAACTTCTTTATGCTATACGGGCCAAATGCCGGCACGCGATCGGGAAGTTTCCATTCCTGGATCGAAATTCTGGTTCGGTATGTCGGGAATGTCCTGACAGAAATGCTGGAGCGAGGCGCCAGAGAGGTTGAACTGAAACAGGAAGCCTATGAAACCTACAATGCTGAACTCGATGCCGAAATGTCGAAGATGTCGTGGGAAAGCGAGAAGGGCGGCGGTGGCTACTATGTCAATGAGTTCGGACGGTCGGGCGTGAACATGCCGTGGACGCTGGCCGAGTTCTACGACCGTGTGAAAGAACCCGATTTTGATGACTTCGAGCTGAACTGA
- a CDS encoding PQQ-dependent dehydrogenase, methanol/ethanol family, which produces MSTLKQSAMMLKSCMAVVICSVVLTACGFSKTTNAEDSEAIESSGLEAPQKYGAVSEDRLLDVDNTPGDWLTGGRDYQQSYYSPATQINKDNVDRLGFAWEYEIDTQHGFEATPIVVDGIMFTSGPRGAAYALNARSGKAIWTFEPEISPSVMQKLCCGVVNRGVAVWDGMVFVGALDGVLYALDAATGKIIWQVDTIIDRARAYSVTGAPYIANGKVIIGNGGAEFDARGYITAYDYKTGKEVWRFFTVPGDPAKGFENPELEMAATTWDPDSLWEVGLGGTAWDAMAWDPKLNLLYIGTGNGAPWVRKFRSPKGGDNLFLSTILAIDPETGKLVWHYQTTPSDNWDYTATQKLILADLEIDGKARQVIMQAPKNGFFYVLDRKTGELISAEKYVPVNWASHVDMVTGRPVETGQGEYFDEPKLIFPGSAGGHNWQPMSYDPGTGLVYIPAFVLPMIYDVTSKDFSYEKGGANFAATITFPIPGPFGLDGEAAKKLPPIETLAAGQPDYTPRGFLKAWDPVKQELVWEKETSGDWAGHFFSAWNGGGLMSSAGGLLFQGQSTGDLVIMDAETGDVLREIDLGVSVMAAPMTYKVDGEQYVAVMAGLGGAFGNAHLPGTAAYKYGNTGRIMAFKLDGGDVPARLEITHKDLGNQEPPVPRFGTAEEVSLGSDLFQRHCAICHAGSSGTVPNLAEMSADTHAEFKNIVLMGARANRGMGAFGDLLSDTDAEAIHAYLTDVAWQNYERGQAGKAPHSMKE; this is translated from the coding sequence ATGAGTACTCTCAAACAATCAGCCATGATGCTCAAATCATGTATGGCCGTGGTCATCTGCAGTGTGGTTCTAACGGCATGCGGATTTTCAAAAACAACGAATGCGGAAGATTCCGAAGCAATCGAATCTTCAGGGCTTGAAGCGCCTCAGAAATATGGTGCGGTTTCGGAAGACCGCCTGCTGGATGTCGACAATACGCCCGGTGACTGGCTGACTGGCGGACGAGACTATCAGCAAAGTTACTATTCTCCTGCGACGCAGATCAACAAAGACAATGTAGACCGCCTCGGGTTCGCCTGGGAGTACGAGATCGATACTCAGCATGGGTTCGAAGCAACGCCGATTGTTGTTGATGGCATCATGTTCACCAGTGGACCACGCGGTGCAGCCTATGCGCTCAACGCCAGAAGCGGCAAGGCGATCTGGACATTTGAGCCTGAAATCTCCCCCTCTGTGATGCAAAAACTGTGCTGCGGTGTTGTTAATCGCGGCGTTGCGGTGTGGGACGGCATGGTCTTTGTCGGTGCGCTGGATGGCGTCCTCTACGCACTTGACGCCGCCACGGGAAAAATCATTTGGCAGGTCGATACGATCATCGACAGGGCGCGTGCCTATTCCGTGACGGGCGCGCCTTATATCGCCAATGGAAAGGTCATTATCGGCAATGGTGGCGCCGAGTTTGATGCGCGGGGCTACATTACGGCTTACGACTACAAGACGGGTAAAGAGGTGTGGCGCTTCTTTACGGTTCCCGGCGATCCGGCAAAGGGATTTGAAAACCCCGAACTTGAAATGGCGGCGACCACATGGGATCCGGACAGCCTTTGGGAGGTCGGTTTGGGGGGAACAGCCTGGGACGCGATGGCGTGGGATCCGAAGCTAAATCTCCTTTATATAGGAACCGGGAATGGAGCTCCCTGGGTACGGAAATTTCGAAGCCCAAAAGGCGGCGATAATCTGTTCCTGTCGACCATCCTTGCGATTGATCCCGAAACCGGCAAGCTGGTCTGGCATTACCAAACGACTCCTTCCGACAATTGGGATTATACGGCCACGCAAAAACTGATCCTGGCCGATTTGGAGATCGACGGCAAAGCGCGACAGGTCATCATGCAGGCGCCGAAGAATGGCTTCTTCTACGTACTCGACCGCAAGACCGGTGAATTGATCTCCGCCGAAAAATATGTTCCCGTCAATTGGGCAAGTCATGTGGACATGGTGACCGGACGGCCGGTGGAAACGGGGCAGGGTGAGTATTTCGATGAGCCGAAACTGATCTTTCCCGGAAGTGCCGGCGGGCACAATTGGCAACCGATGTCATACGATCCCGGCACAGGTCTGGTTTATATTCCAGCGTTTGTGTTGCCGATGATTTACGATGTCACGTCGAAAGATTTCTCCTACGAGAAAGGGGGCGCCAATTTCGCCGCAACCATAACCTTCCCGATACCGGGGCCATTTGGGCTTGACGGTGAAGCGGCCAAAAAATTGCCGCCGATTGAGACGCTGGCAGCCGGCCAACCTGACTATACACCGCGAGGTTTCCTGAAAGCCTGGGATCCTGTGAAACAGGAACTTGTCTGGGAAAAAGAAACATCCGGCGATTGGGCGGGGCACTTTTTCTCTGCGTGGAATGGCGGCGGATTGATGTCATCGGCCGGCGGATTGCTGTTCCAGGGGCAGTCTACGGGCGACCTTGTCATCATGGACGCCGAAACAGGAGATGTCCTGCGGGAGATTGACCTGGGCGTCAGCGTAATGGCCGCTCCCATGACCTACAAGGTTGATGGGGAGCAATATGTGGCCGTCATGGCTGGCCTTGGCGGCGCCTTCGGAAACGCTCACCTGCCAGGAACGGCAGCCTATAAATACGGCAATACAGGTCGGATCATGGCGTTCAAACTGGACGGCGGGGATGTACCCGCCCGTTTGGAAATTACACATAAGGACCTTGGCAATCAGGAACCTCCTGTTCCGCGGTTTGGAACGGCTGAGGAAGTCAGTCTGGGGTCTGATCTTTTCCAGCGCCATTGCGCCATCTGCCATGCCGGATCCAGCGGTACCGTTCCGAACCTCGCAGAAATGTCAGCTGATACACATGCCGAATTCAAGAACATCGTTCTGATGGGCGCGCGGGCAAATCGCGGTATGGGCGCATTCGGTGATCTGTTGTCGGATACAGATGCCGAGGCGATCCATGCATACCTGACCGATGTGGCCTGGCAAAACTATGAACGCGGGCAAGCCGGGAAAGCGCCGCATTCCATGAAGGAATAG
- a CDS encoding aldehyde dehydrogenase yields MSERPANVRHPDRVFIGGEWIAAESNRSISIISPDTEAEVGRIAEAGEADMNKAVSAAREAFDTGPWPRMTASDRASILEKMKQHLEAAEPALARAWSMQVGGLATLAPGMTSVGTMTFASTVALADSFEFEKQITSAMVPAAIIAREPVGVVAAIAPWNAPYIIMITKVANALLAGCTVIMKPAPETPLEAYLIAEAAEAAGIPPGVINLVCGGRGASDHLIRNSDVDKVSFTGSTDAGKHIGSVCAERVARCTLELGGKSAAIVRDDFAIEDAAQLLSATITTMSGQVCAMLSRAIVSRKRHDELAEAIARNMRTLKVGYSHDPSAQMGPVAMQRQLERIEGYIASGRQSADLITGGGRPPHLDRGYFVEPTLFANVDNQSRIAQEEIFGPVLCLIAAEDDDDAIRIANESRFGLSGSVLTHDADAAYNIARQVRTGTVGQNGIRLELGVPFGGFKESGIGREGGEEGLMAYLETKTILLDGTPKQFA; encoded by the coding sequence ATGTCAGAGCGTCCAGCAAACGTACGCCACCCGGATCGGGTGTTCATCGGCGGCGAATGGATCGCCGCCGAGAGCAATCGATCAATATCGATCATCTCCCCGGATACCGAAGCAGAAGTCGGACGCATCGCCGAAGCCGGTGAGGCGGACATGAACAAGGCCGTGTCTGCGGCGCGAGAGGCATTCGACACCGGTCCCTGGCCGCGCATGACGGCGAGCGACCGCGCATCAATTCTGGAAAAGATGAAGCAGCATCTCGAAGCCGCAGAGCCTGCCCTGGCGCGGGCCTGGTCAATGCAGGTTGGCGGACTGGCAACCCTCGCGCCCGGAATGACAAGCGTTGGCACGATGACCTTCGCCAGCACGGTCGCGCTGGCAGACAGTTTCGAATTCGAGAAGCAGATCACCAGCGCGATGGTCCCGGCCGCCATCATCGCGCGGGAACCCGTAGGCGTGGTGGCCGCCATCGCGCCCTGGAATGCGCCATACATTATCATGATAACAAAGGTGGCCAACGCACTTCTCGCCGGATGCACGGTCATCATGAAGCCCGCGCCCGAGACGCCGCTTGAGGCATACCTGATTGCTGAGGCCGCAGAAGCCGCAGGCATTCCTCCGGGAGTTATAAACCTTGTATGCGGAGGTCGCGGCGCAAGCGACCACCTCATTCGCAACAGCGACGTCGACAAGGTCAGCTTCACTGGCTCCACGGATGCTGGCAAGCACATTGGCAGTGTCTGCGCCGAACGCGTCGCACGCTGCACGCTCGAACTCGGCGGCAAGTCTGCAGCGATTGTCCGGGACGATTTTGCGATCGAAGATGCTGCGCAGCTCCTGTCGGCGACTATTACCACGATGAGCGGTCAGGTCTGCGCCATGCTCAGCCGCGCAATTGTGTCCCGGAAGCGCCATGACGAGCTGGCTGAAGCGATCGCCAGGAACATGCGAACACTAAAGGTGGGATACAGCCACGACCCCAGCGCACAGATGGGGCCGGTCGCCATGCAGCGGCAGCTGGAGCGTATCGAAGGCTATATTGCGAGTGGCAGGCAATCCGCGGACCTGATCACAGGCGGCGGAAGGCCACCCCATCTCGATCGCGGATACTTCGTTGAACCCACCCTGTTCGCAAATGTCGACAACCAGAGCCGCATCGCACAGGAAGAAATCTTCGGACCGGTTCTTTGCCTCATTGCAGCCGAGGATGACGACGACGCCATCCGCATTGCCAACGAAAGCAGATTTGGGCTGTCCGGTTCTGTGCTGACCCACGATGCCGATGCCGCATACAACATTGCTCGCCAGGTCCGAACGGGAACGGTTGGCCAGAACGGCATTCGACTCGAACTCGGTGTTCCGTTTGGCGGCTTCAAAGAGTCCGGAATTGGCCGTGAAGGCGGCGAGGAGGGCCTGATGGCTTACCTCGAGACAAAGACCATCCTGCTGGACGGCACACCCAAGCAGTTTGCCTGA
- a CDS encoding TetR family transcriptional regulator, producing MPARPTQSGNSKEERLDDILNNVAKVFNDYGAYGLNISDISKQIGLTRSTLYKYVSDRDELIFRSYQNTVRTFADYLHRADEVGGSGLDKVLKFVELCLDSDGQLLAVLADTHTLPKKYRTKVERADHQNDVRLESFIQKGIEDGSIRNCRTDLACHAIAGIVACSGIRYWMPGPNSAPSSQNPRTQSSDMSTVIELLERGIGSDEYVGQTRFPVDATPVSQPLRNPFGRGELHDMKNDYILTIASRLFNRFGVESTSLEDVATRIGVSKAVLYNYITNKNDLLVKCYDRALDLYERYVDQAESVGRFGLEKALMPLHLNIQAQMLGLSPLILISRTFGLENDDRSAIGRRAQAFVGRINTLCAEGIKDGSIVMKDYKTAVLASSGAVSWLPRRANPELASMPRLVANEYVKLFAQGLKKR from the coding sequence ATGCCGGCACGACCAACGCAATCGGGAAACAGCAAAGAGGAACGCCTCGACGACATTCTGAATAATGTCGCCAAGGTGTTCAACGACTATGGCGCCTATGGTTTGAACATATCTGATATATCGAAGCAGATCGGCCTTACACGATCCACGTTATACAAATACGTCTCGGACCGGGATGAGCTGATTTTCCGCAGTTACCAAAACACGGTCCGGACCTTTGCGGACTATCTGCATCGCGCTGACGAAGTTGGAGGAAGCGGCCTCGACAAGGTCCTGAAGTTCGTCGAACTCTGCCTGGACAGCGATGGCCAGTTGCTGGCCGTACTGGCAGACACCCACACCCTTCCGAAGAAGTACCGTACCAAAGTCGAACGGGCGGATCATCAAAACGACGTCCGCCTGGAATCCTTCATTCAAAAGGGGATCGAGGACGGCAGTATTCGCAACTGCCGCACGGACCTTGCCTGCCACGCCATCGCCGGGATCGTTGCCTGTAGCGGAATTCGGTATTGGATGCCTGGACCAAATTCGGCGCCGTCATCACAAAACCCGCGGACACAATCCTCAGACATGAGCACCGTAATCGAATTACTCGAACGCGGAATAGGGTCGGACGAATATGTCGGTCAGACGCGCTTCCCTGTTGATGCGACCCCGGTTTCCCAGCCACTTCGCAACCCGTTTGGGCGCGGTGAATTGCACGACATGAAAAATGATTACATCCTCACGATTGCCTCTCGCCTCTTCAACCGGTTCGGCGTGGAAAGCACGTCCCTTGAAGATGTCGCGACCAGGATCGGTGTCAGCAAGGCCGTCTTGTACAACTACATCACCAACAAGAATGATTTGCTGGTCAAATGCTACGATCGGGCTCTGGATCTGTATGAGCGCTATGTCGACCAGGCCGAAAGTGTCGGAAGATTCGGATTGGAAAAGGCCCTGATGCCACTTCATTTGAACATTCAGGCTCAAATGCTTGGTCTTTCGCCGCTCATTCTGATTTCGCGAACCTTTGGACTTGAGAACGATGACCGGTCCGCGATCGGGCGCAGGGCACAGGCTTTCGTCGGACGGATTAATACACTGTGTGCGGAAGGCATAAAGGACGGCAGCATCGTCATGAAAGACTATAAGACAGCAGTACTTGCCTCATCCGGCGCTGTCAGCTGGCTTCCCCGCCGAGCGAACCCCGAGCTCGCCTCCATGCCGAGACTGGTGGCAAACGAATACGTCAAACTTTTCGCGCAAGGGCTCAAGAAGCGCTGA
- a CDS encoding TonB-dependent receptor, protein MAITKAIHAILGGSQPSSHRSRKMCSTALTARLAASAVGAATLFVGAAYAQDEDTNTDELTFNSVVVTALKTEQRAIDVGASVTAVPAIRLRETRTEQVRDLISVTPNIDIKDTIPGVSPVISIRGVGLDDFSTTNSPATGVYVDEVSLSSIALLNTELFDLERVEVLKGPQGTLYGRNTIGGAVNIITAKPTKEFDAYVTAGYGNFDTFEGEAGINVPLGEIAALRISGKTVQQDEGYWRSTLLRDGTPGSRTIGKRDLQLARAQLALFLNENLDVNFKVEIQDSDSEMGQYQTFGILAPDLSGPCQPYLNGQLDNTQCVTALGVSDPDNDPYLGDFAGDFPSIVNQQGYTLSVNYDLGAVDLTSITGYIKFDREYFIDVDGSPIPAVDFLQRDKVKQFSQEFRLSGTADILTPGGVDWIAGAIYSTDDATGNNNDFIAPIFGVDGVTRFDQTTDAYAGFLNGNFHLSDALDLVAGIRYTSEDRSYVGGTSLLLPTGEFPVTYTDADISDNNWSWKLGLDYNINPDTLLYANVSKGTKSGGFSSAFTSRQEQLIPYNPEEVIAYEVGAKTQSMRNLTLNAAAFYYDFTDVQTQVRDPLANPPLERIQNINGSATLYGAEFDATWTPVDGLTLIGGAGYLETELPTFNNGGVDLVGNELPNAPNFTANGLIRYTTLLGSGLRGTIQADFNHQASSFKDATNNPFMKQDAFTLFNARAAIASEDGPWELAFWVKNLTEEDYRVSGSDLSALGIINVTVNPPRTYGVTLRWKLG, encoded by the coding sequence ATGGCGATAACCAAAGCTATCCATGCAATTCTGGGCGGATCACAGCCGTCCAGCCATCGCAGCCGGAAAATGTGCTCAACAGCGCTCACGGCGCGCCTGGCTGCGAGCGCTGTTGGCGCCGCGACGCTATTTGTCGGAGCAGCCTATGCCCAGGACGAGGATACGAACACTGACGAATTGACCTTCAACTCTGTTGTGGTCACCGCTCTCAAAACGGAACAAAGGGCCATTGACGTTGGCGCCTCGGTGACCGCCGTTCCGGCGATCCGGCTGCGCGAAACGCGCACAGAGCAGGTTCGTGACCTGATTTCCGTTACGCCGAATATCGACATCAAGGACACCATTCCCGGCGTTTCGCCCGTGATCAGTATCCGCGGCGTCGGCCTTGACGATTTCAGCACGACGAACAGCCCGGCAACAGGTGTTTATGTCGATGAGGTTTCGCTGTCCTCTATTGCGCTGCTGAATACCGAATTGTTTGACCTTGAGCGGGTTGAGGTCCTCAAGGGACCTCAAGGCACGCTCTATGGACGAAACACGATCGGTGGCGCCGTCAACATCATCACTGCGAAGCCCACGAAAGAGTTCGATGCCTATGTCACGGCCGGTTATGGTAATTTCGACACGTTTGAAGGCGAAGCGGGGATCAATGTCCCGCTTGGCGAAATCGCAGCGCTGCGGATAAGCGGCAAGACCGTCCAGCAAGATGAAGGCTATTGGCGCAGCACACTCCTTCGAGACGGCACGCCCGGCAGCCGTACAATTGGCAAGCGCGACCTGCAATTGGCCCGCGCCCAGCTTGCCTTGTTCCTGAATGAAAATCTCGATGTGAATTTCAAGGTCGAGATCCAGGACTCCGACTCCGAGATGGGGCAGTATCAGACCTTCGGCATTCTCGCACCCGATCTTTCCGGACCTTGTCAGCCTTACCTGAACGGCCAGCTCGACAATACCCAATGCGTCACGGCGCTTGGCGTGTCCGACCCGGATAATGACCCGTATCTCGGTGACTTCGCAGGCGACTTTCCTTCGATCGTGAACCAGCAAGGCTACACGCTTTCGGTCAACTATGACCTCGGCGCAGTCGATCTGACCTCCATCACCGGGTACATCAAGTTCGATCGCGAATATTTCATCGACGTGGATGGCTCTCCGATCCCCGCCGTCGACTTCCTTCAGCGGGACAAGGTAAAGCAGTTCTCACAGGAATTTCGTCTCTCCGGAACAGCAGATATCCTGACCCCGGGAGGCGTCGACTGGATCGCTGGCGCGATCTACTCAACCGATGATGCCACGGGGAACAATAATGACTTCATCGCGCCGATCTTCGGAGTCGACGGCGTCACACGATTTGATCAGACGACTGATGCATATGCCGGCTTCCTGAACGGTAATTTCCATCTTTCTGATGCGCTCGATCTTGTTGCGGGCATTCGCTACACATCCGAAGACCGTTCATATGTCGGAGGCACTTCCCTTTTGCTTCCAACCGGGGAGTTTCCAGTCACATATACCGACGCCGATATCAGCGACAACAACTGGTCCTGGAAACTCGGCCTCGACTACAATATCAATCCGGACACGCTCCTATATGCCAACGTCTCAAAAGGAACCAAGAGCGGTGGATTCTCTTCTGCATTCACATCCCGTCAGGAGCAGTTGATTCCATACAATCCGGAGGAAGTCATCGCCTATGAAGTCGGCGCAAAAACGCAAAGCATGAGAAATCTCACGCTGAATGCTGCGGCCTTTTATTACGACTTTACCGACGTGCAGACGCAGGTCCGCGACCCTCTGGCCAATCCGCCACTGGAGCGCATCCAGAACATAAATGGCAGCGCCACGCTCTACGGCGCGGAATTTGACGCAACCTGGACCCCCGTTGATGGACTGACCCTTATTGGTGGAGCCGGGTATCTCGAAACGGAACTTCCGACTTTCAACAATGGTGGTGTGGACCTGGTCGGCAACGAACTGCCCAATGCACCAAACTTCACAGCCAATGGCCTCATTCGATACACGACCCTGCTGGGTTCCGGGCTTCGCGGCACGATTCAGGCCGACTTCAACCATCAAGCCTCTTCATTCAAGGACGCCACGAACAACCCCTTCATGAAGCAAGATGCGTTTACCCTGTTCAATGCGCGCGCAGCAATCGCATCTGAGGATGGCCCCTGGGAACTCGCATTCTGGGTCAAGAACCTGACCGAGGAAGATTATCGCGTGTCCGGCAGTGACCTTAGCGCCCTTGGCATTATAAACGTTACCGTAAATCCGCCGCGCACCTACGGCGTCACACTCAGATGGAAGCTGGGGTAG
- a CDS encoding SDR family oxidoreductase: MLVTGCSTGLGMSIALQAAESGMAVYATMRDLSRQAALKGAAAAAGASLELRRLDVTDTKTIDACVSEIMEKHGAIDVLVNNAGIGFARSTEQASESEIQGIMDVNFMGVVRCTKAVLPHMRKTRSGRVVNISSVGGLAGQPFNEIYCASKFAVEGFTEALATYVGPAFGIHFTAIEPGGIASEFANSVLAHIMESGGILDDEYRPLLEKYIADAEARGAAAENDAAHSVYQTSDEVARIVMECLRSEGPPIRMRTSDWAEALCDLKTASDPDGKKLRAKIVNMFMGGFEFLAAR, encoded by the coding sequence ATGTTGGTGACGGGGTGTTCGACCGGATTGGGCATGAGTATAGCCCTGCAGGCAGCCGAGTCCGGAATGGCCGTATACGCAACAATGCGTGACCTTTCCAGGCAAGCGGCACTGAAGGGCGCCGCAGCGGCGGCGGGTGCATCTCTCGAACTACGGCGCCTGGACGTAACCGACACGAAGACGATTGATGCCTGTGTCTCTGAAATCATGGAAAAACATGGCGCCATCGATGTCCTGGTCAACAATGCCGGCATTGGTTTCGCGCGTTCGACGGAACAGGCTTCGGAAAGCGAAATCCAGGGAATCATGGATGTAAACTTCATGGGCGTCGTCCGCTGTACAAAGGCCGTGCTGCCCCATATGCGCAAGACTCGTTCTGGCCGGGTGGTGAATATTTCATCTGTCGGCGGGCTCGCCGGTCAGCCCTTCAATGAAATCTACTGTGCGTCGAAATTCGCGGTCGAAGGGTTCACCGAAGCCTTGGCAACATATGTCGGGCCGGCTTTCGGCATCCATTTTACGGCGATTGAGCCAGGCGGTATCGCAAGCGAATTTGCCAATAGTGTCCTGGCTCACATTATGGAAAGCGGCGGCATCCTCGATGACGAATATCGCCCGCTTCTGGAAAAATACATCGCGGATGCCGAGGCACGCGGTGCTGCAGCCGAAAATGATGCGGCTCATTCCGTCTACCAGACATCCGATGAGGTCGCCCGTATCGTGATGGAATGCCTGAGGTCCGAGGGTCCGCCGATCCGAATGCGTACATCCGATTGGGCCGAGGCGCTGTGTGATCTAAAGACGGCCTCCGATCCGGACGGCAAGAAGCTCCGCGCGAAGATCGTGAACATGTTCATGGGCGGATTCGAGTTCCTGGCGGCGCGATAG